Part of the Neosynechococcus sphagnicola sy1 genome is shown below.
GTTCCCTCCAGGAGCATTGGCAGCAGGATACCCAGCCTTTCTTGCTGCTGGATCAAGAGGCTCTCAAGCGCTTGGGCTTACCGAAAATGCAACGCTTAGGAGAAGCCGAGGGTTGGAGTCTGGTCACCCACCCACCGCTGATTACCCAGTAGCCATTGCTGGAGATCGTCGTTGAAGGTGGTCGGGACGATAGCGGAGGTCAGGCATCTGCGGCCATTCTTCAGAGGGTTAAACGTCGATTGCGGGTGGCTTCGTGACCTGCCAGCAAATTCCAGGGTTTTCAAGGAATCATGCCAGGAATGCTGGGAAAGCGGTCTTTGACCATCGCAGCCAGCGTCAGGGTCTAACATAGAGGCTGATAATGGTTTTGAGGTTCTGACAACCAGGAGTGGGGAATTAATCCATGACGGTACCAACTCAAGCACACGAATCTTTGCCCCCAGGGGTCGAGGCAACTCTGACCCGAGCCGCTAGGGCTGGGCAAGCCCTTCCCTTGGTGGTGACACCCGCCACCCGGACATGGACGATTGAAGATAGTGAAGAACTCTACCGCATTCAAGGCTGGGGGGAACCCTATTTTTCCATTAACGAGGCTGGGCGAGTCACCGTCTCTCCCCAGGGCGATCGAGGGGGATCTTTGGATTTATATGAGTTGGTAAATGCGCTTAAACAAAGGAACCTGGGCTTACCGTTGTTGATTCGCTTTTCTGATATTCTCGAAGACCGGATTGAACGCCTCAATGCCGCCTTTGCCAAAGCGATCGCCCGATACAACTACCCAGGGGCATACCGGGGGGTATTTCCGGTGAAGTGTAACCAACAACGACACCTGGTAGAAAGTTTAGTGAAATTTGGCAAGCGGCACCAATTTGGTCTAGAGGCCGGATCAAAACCAGAGTTAATGATTGCTCTGGCGACCTTAGATACCCCTGGTGCCCTGCTGATCTGCAACGGCTATAAAGACCGGGAATATATTGAAACCGCAATTCTGGCTCAACGTCTGGGACAAACCCCGATTATTGTCCTAGAGCAGTTGGAAGAAGTGCAACTGCTGATTGAGGCCAGCCGCAAGTTAGGGATTCAGCCCGTTGTAGGGGTGCGAGCGAAGTTAACCGCCAAGGGAGAAGGTCGCTGGGGCATCTCTGCTGGCGATCGCGCCAAATTTGGATTGACCGTTCCGGAGATCATCCAGGGGGTTGAGTTATTGCGGCAGGCCCAGATGTTGGAGTCGCTGCAATTGCTCCATTTCCACATTGGATCGCAGATTTCTTCCATCAGTGTGATTAAAGATGCCCTGCGAGAAGCCAGCCAGATGTATGTGGAACTGGCCCACCTGGGGGCCAACATGAAGTATTTGGATGTTGGCGGTGGCTTAGGGGTGGACTATGACGGTTCCAAAACCAACTTCTATGCGTCCAAAAATTACAACATGCAAAACTATGCCAATGATGTGGTGGCGGAAGTCAAAGAAGCCTGTGCCGAGCGGAATCTGCCCGTGCCGACCCTGATTAGTGAAAGTGGACGGGCGATCGCCTCCCATCAATCGGTTTTGGTGTTTGATGTTCTGGGGGTCAGTACTGTCCCCACCATCGAACCGGAACCCCTACCCGCCGGGGAACACTTGATTATTCGCAATCTCTACGAGACCTATCAGTCGATCACGACAGATAACTATCAGGAGGCTTACCACGACGCGGCACAGTTTAAAGAAGAAGCCATCAGTCTGTTCAACTTTGGCTATGTCAGCTTGACCGGTCGAGCCCATGCTGAACGGTTGTATTGGGCTTGTTGCCGGAAAATTCTCGCCATTGCCCGTCAACAGGAGTATGTCCCGGACGATCTCGAAGATCTAGAACAGATCATGGCCTCGATCTACTACATCAACCTATCTGTGTTTCAGTCCGCACCGGACAGTTGGGCGATCGACCAACTCTTCCCGATCATGCCGATTCATCGTCTGGATGAGGAACCCACAGAGCGGGCAACCCTCGCGGATCTCACCTGCGACAGTGATGGCAAGATCAACCAGTTTATTGATCTGCGAGATGTCAAGTCAGTTTTGGAACTGCACCCCTTAAAAGCAAAATCAGAGAACGAAAATCAACTGATTCCCACTCAGTTTGAGCCGTATTACCTGGGGATGTTTTTGGGCGGTGCCTATCAAGAAATTATGGGTAATCTCCATAATTTGTTTGGGGATACCAACGCAGTGCATATTCATCTCACCCCCAAGGGCTATCAGATTCAGCATGTTGTAAAGGGCGACACGATGCGGGAGGTCTTGGGCTATGTTCAATACGATGCCGAAGACTTGGTGGAAAGTATTCGCCAGCAAACCGAACAGGCACTGTTAGAGAAGCGCATTACCCTCCAAGAATCCCAATTACTACTGCAAAATTATGAACGTAGCCTCAGCGGCTATACCTATCTCTCGGCCTTTTAACTTTTGATTCAGTAGCATTTGGAACTCACCTCAACCCTTTTAAAACATCCTCTCTGAATAAAATGATTCAAGATACCCATATTATGCCAACTTACTTGAATGCTTTCGGAATCTAGGAGATCCAATCTCAGCCAGTCAGCGTAGTCTTGATCGTCATCCCTATCAAGGGTACGCGATTGAGGAAAATATGTTGACACTTGCAGGCATTCGCTCCAGCGGCGTCATGCTGATAGTTGCTGGCATCCTATTTGGCAGCTTTATGTTTTTCCATCCCCCCAACAATCCCCAGGGAGCGTTGGCGGCGATCGGGGTGCCTATACATCTGATGTGGTTGCTGTCCTATCTCCTGATCGCCCTCAGCTGGGTGCCCCTATCCGCTTTACGCCCGTCCCACAGCTTTTTATCCTCGATCGCCTATTATCTGTCCTTCCTAGGGACTATTCTTTCTTTACCCATCGCCGTCTGGGATGCCTTCTTGGTTCCCTATTTGGCACGCCATGCTCCAGATTTCATTCCCCAGATTGAGGAGATTTCTGGGGAAATTCCGGTGCTAATTTTTCGAATGATCATCTTTTTGACTGTCTTTGAATTCTCCCTGGGCTTTATGCTCTATGGGGTTTCAGCCCTGCGATCGCGCCTATTCCCTAACATTGTGGGGATTTGCCTTGCCGTGGGAGCCCCCTTGTTTTGGGTTGGTGCACTTGTTGTCAGTCAAGGTTCTTTGGGGAATACGGTCACAGAAATGGGTGCATTGCTGTTTGGGGTAGGTCTAGCAATCCTTGGGAGAACCCTGCTGGTCAATGCTGATCAGTTTCTCACCCAGCAATCGATGTGGAGAAAAATCCAAGTTCTAGAATAAAGGTTGTTTGACCACTACTACTTTCAACATGAATATTCCCCCCCATTTGTTCGATCAGCTTTTTCACCAGCGCTAACCCCAGGCCCGTGCCGCCATGCTTCCAGGGGTCGTTGTTGGGAATGCGGTAGAACTTGTCAAAAATGCGATCGCATTCGGGGGCGGGAATTTCGACTCCAGAGTTACTGACGCGAATCTCTAGGGCTTTGGTAGTGGCCTGGGCAGACACCGTGATGGTTTCTCGGGCAGGGGTATACTTACAAGCATTGTGCAGGAGTTCGGTCAAAATTCGTTCCAGATAGGTGACATCGGTGGTGATGTCTGGCAGGTGGGCGGGAATGTGGATCGCTAGCTGCTGTTGCTGTTGGCGAATGCGTTCGAGGAATGTCTCTGCTAGCTGCGGAATATAAACCTGGAGGCTAATGGGGGTGAGATTCAGAGGTTCTTTGCCAGCATCCAGGCGCGCCAGATCCAGGAGATCATTAATTAAGTTAGCCTCGCGTTGGCCTTCGTCGCGCAGGATTTTGACATACCTATGGATGGACTGGGATTGATCCTCCAAGATCCCCAGGCGGTTCAAGCTAATTTCCAACATTTTGGTTGCCATTTTAATGCTGGATATGGGCGATCGCAGTTCGTGGGAGACGGTACTGAGAAAATCATCCTTCAGTTGACTCAACCGCTTTAGTTCCTGCACTTGTGCTTGAGCTGCTTGATAGAGGCGAGACTGCCGCAGGGCGATCGCGCATTGATTCGCTACCTGTTTTACCAGCCGTACTTCCTGGTCATTAAACTCATCACTGGGTGACTTGAACAGCCATAGATCCCCCAGTACTCCCTGATCATCAACAATGGGAACCGCCAGGGTAGTTAGTAACTGTTGATCCGACCGCAGGGGATTGAGAGAAACATCACAAAAATAGCAGATCTGCCCACTGAGCAATTGGGGATAGGTTTCGGGATGGGAGGAATTCGCGATCTCAAAGGTCTGGCCTTGAGCGGGCGAAAGGATGTGGGTGAATTCGTAGGCGATGGTTGAGGTGGTTTGCTCCAAGTTATAAATGCCAGTATCGCAGGCTGCAACCGCCAATCCCTGGGCCAGTTCCTCCACCGCCGTTTGTAAAATCTGCCCTTCATCGAGGCTATCCCGCACCCGATCGGTAATGCGTTTAAGCAGCGCTTCAAACTCTAAGGATTGCTGGAGCTGGGCGGTGCGTTCCTTTACCTGTAATTCCAGATTGGTGTTGAGGGCTTGCACCGTTTGATACAGTTCTGATTGTTGAATCGCGATCGCAATTTGGGTTGCCAGGTGTTGTTGCAGTTCAATTTCTAAGGCTTCCCAGTGTCGGGGAGATTGACAATGCTGAGCCACTAACAACCCCCAGAGGCGATCCTCTAGCAGGATCGGCACCACTAATTTGGCTCGCACCTGCATTTGCTCTAAGAGCACCACATGGCAGGGATCGAGATTGGCCGTGTAGATGTCGTTCGTTCCTTTAACGAATCCTTTGAGATAGCTGTGTCCCTGGGTTTCTACAAAAAAGGTGTCGGTGATCTGCATGCCCAGGATCGATGACCATGCCGCTGCCACCGATTCGGCAATGATGATGCCACTCCAGTCTGGTTCAAATTGATAAATGATCACCCGATCGGTCTGCAGAAGCTGCCGCACTTCGTTAACCGTGGTCTGGAGAATCTGATCTAAATCAAGGGTTTGCCGAATATGTTGGGCGATCGTCGTCAGCAGCCATCGTTGCTCAGACTGCGATTTCAGAGCTAATTCTGCCTGTTTCAGTTTGGTAATATCTGCGAAGGACGACACCACCGCATCGGGTAAAGGGTGATCGGGATGAAAAAGCGGCTGGGAGTTAATCGAAATCCAGGTTGTGGTGTTATCCCCTTTGCAAATGCCCATCACCACCTGGGATTGAGGCTGTCCAGTCGTGAGGGTGATCATGGTTGGATGCGTATCCCCTGGGAAGGGAGAGCCATCTTCATGAATTGTGCGCCAGTGTAACTCTAGGGATGTTTTCCCCAGGATTTGCTCGGGGGTGAGTCCTAAAATCTGTTCCGCACTGGCATTAAAGGCAGTAATTTTGCCATCGGCCTGCTGGAGAACCACGCCCTCTGCCATGGCTGAGATCACAGAGCGATATCGTGCCTCGCTTTCTCTAAGAGCCGCTTCGGCAGCTTTGCGCTCACTGATATCACGGTTAACCCCAATCAACCGCAGGAGTTGACCATCGGGGGCGCGTTGCACCAAAGCAAGGGCTTCAAGATAGTGAATCGTGCCATCGGGCCACACCACCCGGAACTCCGTTTCCAGCTCTCGCTGATTCGCTAAGACTTGCTGGGTCATCGTGCGGTTAACCAAGAGATCTTCCGGATGGAGTCCCGCTTCCCATGCCTCGTATGCCCCGCAAAAGTCGGAAGGTTGGATGCCGTAGAGTTCATACATGCGATCGTCCCAAATGAGGTGATCGTTGACGATATCCCAATCCCAGATGCCAATTTTCGCAGACTGCACTGCCAAATTCAGGCGATCGGACAAGTTTCGCAGTTGCGCTTCCGCCTTTTTGAGTTTGTGGAGGGCTTTATGGCGATCGCTAATGTCGATAAAAGTGACCACGACTTGGGTGAGTTGCCCCTGGGTGTCAAATTCTGGAAAGGCGGTGACCAAAACCCAGGTTTGCACCTCGGCAGCTTGGCTAATGCCGACGACGTAATTTCTGAGGATAGACTGGGTGGCAAGCACCTGATTGACTGGATAGTCTTCCAGCGACATGACAGTGCCATCTTCATGGACAAACTGCCAGGTAGGGTCGATCTCCGCCGTCCCTAACATCTGATCCATAGACAACCTTAAGAGGTCACAGGCATGGGCATTGCATTGCAAAATTCTTGTGTTGGGTGCATGAACCACAAAGCCTGCTTGGATGTTTTCAATCAGGTGGCGGTATTTTTGTTCGCTTTCCCGTAACACGATTTCGGCTTGTTTGCGATCGTCAATAATCGTAAAACAACCCACCAGTTCATCGGGTTCTCCCGCTGGGTTTCGCACCAGCTTCAATTCATCTTGAACCCAAATATAGTGGCCATCGCTGTGCAGAAAGCGGTATTCATGGATGTGATGCCCTTGCTCAAAGAGGGGAGCTAATCCCGCAAAGATCCTCGGGGCATCGTCGGGATGCAGACGCTGCGCCCAAAATCCTGGCTCTGCCATAAATTCGGCGGTGGTGTAACCCAACAGCACGGTGACGTTCTCACTGATGAAGGTACAGCTAAAATCTCCCCCTGCCTGGCAGGAATAGATGATCACTGGGCTGGCAGCGAGGAGAAATTGCAGCCGTTCTCGTAAGGATTGATTTTCTAACTCTGCCCGCTTGAGTTCCGTGAGGTCATGGACGTTGATGACGACGCCAGAAATGGTGCCGTCTGGTTCCAGATAGGGGGCATAGGTGGCTCTGGTAAATCGCCGCTGACCATCGGGATAGTTCAGCCATGCCTCGACGATATGCTGGGTCTCCCCCCCCAAGGCAGCGATCGAGGGAGGGCTTTGCCAGGGTCTCAAAAAACTCTTGCCCGAGTAAATCGCTAACAGAATGACCAAGGATTTGATCGGCGGATTTCTGATTCCAGGATAGGTAGGTCTGATTAATGACCTGGTAGACATAGTTGAGATCGAGAAGGGAGACACAATCGGGGGTGGCGGCAACAATCCCCTCGTAGCGCCGCAGCATGGCATCGGATTGCTGCCGTTCTAGCTCAGAGGCGGCGCGTACGGCAAATATAGTCAAGACTTCCTGGATAAACTGCTGATTGGTGATGGGGCGGTTGTTGATCACACAAAGAATACCGATCACTACTCCAGCCGAACTCAGGAGGGGGATGCCCATATAGCTCTCGGCACCGAGGACTTGTAGGCAAAAATCCTCCGGGAATTGCGGCTGCAGGTTGTTGGGATACAGATAAAAACCCTCTTCAACAACGTGTTTGCAGGGAGTTCCTGCTAGCAGATATTCAAGTTGATCCTGAATCTGCCCATGACTGATCCAGGCCAGGGTTTTCAGGCGATCGTTGTCGGGAGAAACTAATTCACTGACAAAAGCATGATCGACCCCCAGTAAGCGAATCAGATATTCCACCAAAGAACGGAAGAAGGCCTCCCCCGTTTTGGCAGAAACGCCCTCAGCAATGTTTTGGATCAGTTCTGTTTTTTGCTGGTGCAGGATTTCGTCACACTCGGCTTCCCTGGTATCAGCGACTGTGCCCACCTGGTGCTGCTCCAGCTGACTTTCTAAGTGTTGCTGCCGCAGGTGCAGCTCTGCTTGTTGGACAGCAACCCCGAGTTGCAGGGCTAGGTGCTGCAAGAGCTGGACTTCCAGGGGTTGCCACTCGTGGGGGCTGCGACAGTGATGGACAATCAACAAGCCCCATAAACTCCGCTGGTGGAAAATCGGCGCTACCAGATTGGCTTGTACCTGGAATCGTTCTAGAAGTTGGGCATCACAAGGGGCAAGATTGCCCCTGGGAACGTTTGAGATGCTGGTGGTCTGTCCCTGTTGGTAGCGTTCCACCCAGTTGGCTGCATAGCAGGGGTCGTAGACCACCTGTCCGAGGATGGGTGTCCACTCCGTACCCACAGACTCAAATGCAACAACAGCATCCTGATCCGGAAGGAAGCGATAGATCAGCACCCGATCGGCGTTCAGGAGCGTCCTAACCTCGGCGATCGCCCCCTGTAAAATGCTTTCTAAGTTTCTATCTTGTTGGATTTGGAGGGTGATCTCTGCAATTTTCCCCAAAATTAACTCTGGGGAAAGTACCGATGATGGCGAGTCAAGAGACACCATACACCTCCAAACTACTTAGTCGTATTTTCTACACACTGTCCCATTTCTAGTATTTGGCAGAAATTGTTCCCTGAAAACTAAGCACTATAAAACAACACAATTCGGCCAGACAGCCTGTAGCTTCAGGTTTGGCAGCGATCGCCGTTCCAGGATGGTCGGAAGGGATCAGGCGAACAACCCCAACTCGAGAATGAAGGACGTTTGTCCACCGCCACTTTCAATGTGGATAGTCCCCCCCATTTGTTCGATCAGCTTTTTCACCAGCGCTAACCCCAACCCGGTGCCGCCATGTTTCCAGGGATCGTTGTTGGGAATGCGGTAGAACTTATCAAAAATGCGATCGCATTCGGGGGCGGGAATTTCGACGCCAGAGTTGCTGACGCGAATTTCCAGGAATTCCATCGTCGATCGCGCAGAGACGGTGATTGTTTCTCCGGCCGGGGTATATTTGCAGGCGTTGTTTAAAAGTTCAGTCAGTGCCCGCTCTAGGTAGGACAGCTGCGTGGTCAGGGGGGGCAGATCTTCGGGAATCTCAAGGATCAGTTGTTGTTGTTGGCTGCGGGTGCGTTCGAGAAACGTCTCTGCTAACTGGGGAATACAGAACTGGAGCGTCACGGACGTAAGATTGAGGGGTTCCTTTCCAGCATCCAAACGGGACAGATCCAGCAGATCATTGATTAAATTCACCTCCCGTTGGCCTTCGTCGCGCAGGATTTTGAAATAGCGATGGACGGCATTCGATTGATCTGCCAAGACTCCCAAACGATCCAGGCTAATTTCCAACATTTTGGTTGCCATTTTAATGCTGGACATCGGGGTGCGTAATTCGTGGGAAACGGTACTGAGAAAGTCATCCTTAAGTTGACTCAGGCGCTCTAGTTCCTGCACCTGTGCTTGAGCTGCTTGATATAAACGAGACTGCCGCAGGGCGATCGCGCATTGGGTTGCCACTTGCTGTACCAGTCGAACTTCCTGGTCATTAAACTCATCCTGGAGTGACTTGAACAACCACAGATCCCCCAGTACTCCCTGATCATCAACAATGGGAACCGCCAGGGTAGTTAGCAACTGTTGATCCGACCGCAGGGGATTGGGAGAAATATCACAAAAATGGCAGATCTGCCCCCGGAGCAACTGGGGATAGATCTCAGCATGGGGCGCGGTTGCAATCTCAAAGGTCTGGCCTTGGGCAGGTGCCAGGGTGTGGGTGAATTCGTAGGCAATGGTCGAGGTGGTTTGTTCTGGGTTATAAATGCCGGTATCGCAGGCCGCCACTGCCAATCCTTGAGCTAATTCCGCCACCGCCGTTTGCAAAATCTGCCCTTCATCCAGGCTATCGCGTACCCGATCGGTAATGCGTTTGAGCAGCGCTTCAAACTCTAAGGCTTGCTGGAGCTGGGCGGTGCGTTCCTGTACCTGTAATTCCAGATTGGTGTTGAGGCTTTGCACCTGCTGATAGAGTTGCGATTGTTGAATGGCGATCGCAATTTGGGTTGCCAGGTGTTGTTGCAGTTCAATTTCTAAGGGTTGCCAGTGTCGGGGAGATCGACAATGATGGGCAATTAACAAGCCCCACAGGTGAGCGTCTTGCAGGATCGGCACCATCAGTTTGGCTCGCACCTGCATTTGCTCTAACAACGCCAGATGGCAGGGATCGAGATTGGCCGTGTAGATGTCGCTCGTTCCTTTAACGAATCCTTTGTAATAGCTGTGCCCCTGGGTTTCTACAAAAAAGGTATCGGTGAACTGCATTTCCAGGAGGGAGTCCCATCCCGCTGCCACCGATTCCGCAATGATGATGCCACTCCAGTCCGGCTGAAATCGATAGATCACCACCCGATCCGTATGCAGGAACTGCCGCACTTTATTGACAGAGGTCTGGAGAATCTGGTCTAAATCAAGGGTTTGCCGAATATCCTGGGAGATTTGACTCAGTAACCGTTCCCGCTCTGCTTGCTGATGCAGTGCCGCTTCGGCGGCCTTGAGATCGGTAATATCTGTCAAGGTGCCAATGTAACCAATCGTCGAACCATCGGCATCCAGTTCCGGAGCCACCTGCACGTAGTACCAATTGATGGAGCCATCTGGCCGCAGATGCCTCCCCTCACTGTGGTTGAAGACCAGATCTCCTGCATGTGATTCAGCATAGCCAGCTGCCCATTGGCTGAGGAGCGCCTCACGATCCTCTGGATGCAGAGCGTCCATCCATCCCCTGCCCATGGCGGACTCCTTCGGTCTACCGGTCATTTCACACCAGCGATCGTTGACATAGACGCAGTTCAACGGCTGATCAAACCGGAAAACACCGACGGGGCTGACCTCCGAAAGAATGCGATAGCGAGCTTCACTGGCTTGCAGGGCGATTTCGACTTGTTTGCGATCGGTAATATCCAGAGCCGTCCCCAATAGTTGGATCACCGTTCCCTGGGCATCCCGCACCGCTTCCCCACGTCCAAGGACATAACGGATGGCACCATCTGGGTGGATGAGGCGATGCTCAATTTCATAGGGGGCACCAGTGGCGATGGCCTGTTCCACGATCGCTTGCAACTGAGGGCGGTCATCGGGATGCTGGATCTGGAGGTACTCTGGGTAGGTGGGTTCTGGCTGAGTGGGGTCGAGTCCAAAGATATGGAAGAGTTCCTGCGACCAGGTGATTTTTTGGGTGGTGAGGTCAAATTCCCAACTGCCCACGTGGGCAATTCGCTGCGCTTGCAACAAGTTGGTTTCACTTTTTCTCAGGGCGGCTTCAATTTGCTTCAGGTCGGTGATATCGCGCCCCACCGACTGGAATTCTGTTAAATTCCCCTGCTGATCAAAGAACATTTGATTCACCCACTGGGTCCAGCGGATTTCTCCCTTGACAACCACCCGGTTCTCAATAATTACGGTGGGATTGGCAACGGTCATCGACGCTAGCAGTTGAGCGACTATGCCCTGATCTGCTTCATAAATCACAGGGTTAAAGCTTTTTCCAATCACTTCTTCCCGACGAATGCCAAAGTAGCGGCAGTAGGCATCGTTGACAAATAGCAGGGTGGAGTCCGGCAGAAAGCGAGAAATCAGTTCAGTTTGTTCATCCAAAATGGCGCGAGAGCGGGCCTCGCTCTGTTGCAATGCCAGTTCAGCAGCTTTGCGAACGGCCTCCTCCCGCTTGGCTTCGCTGATATCTTTAACGGCGACAATCACACAATCCTGCCCTTCCAGATTCCGAACTTCTGCCGAGACCTGCACGGTTTTCACAGCCCCAGACTTCAGTCGAGCGGTTGCTTCTTGATCCAGCACCTTCCCCTCGGTTTCAAGTTTCT
Proteins encoded:
- a CDS encoding PAS domain S-box protein, which translates into the protein MSLRLVLVVPFVLQLVATVALVGYLSYKNSQQAVSDLAHQLMEEVGERISDRLKDYLRVPYDVVTMNRLAVEQGTLNLNHREQVRQQFWQQMLLHPLLANVDFASEQGEYLGYGRILSADVQHQVQVISGENLALGTAFLGEIKPAAPQQRQYFLVNAKGQPTKLIYTNIVNPHQLPWYRYAKAARTQTWTPILVIQVVPILAIWSVAPIYNEIGDFQGVLSANFRLSDISTYLNQLHFSPSGQTFILERSGDLVATSTLEIPYVAQLKRQPRRLQAINSRDPQTREITQQLIQQFGGLDSIKTTQQLDLVVNHQRRFVRISPYRDQRGLDWLVVIVVPESDFMTTIHHNTLTTTLLCVGALGLAIALGLFTAGKVTEPISRINRASRAMANGDLEHQLPTESSVSELEELAQSFNQMADQVRQSFGRIQTALETSEAKFATIFRTSPDPIAITTLAEGRILEANDRMLEFFGYSREELIGRTALELNLWANLEERHSVRQKLETEGKVLDQEATARLKSGAVKTVQVSAEVRNLEGQDCVIVAVKDISEAKREEAVRKAAELALQQSEARSRAILDEQTELISRFLPDSTLLFVNDAYCRYFGIRREEVIGKSFNPVIYEADQGIVAQLLASMTVANPTVIIENRVVVKGEIRWTQWVNQMFFDQQGNLTEFQSVGRDITDLKQIEAALRKSETNLLQAQRIAHVGSWEFDLTTQKITWSQELFHIFGLDPTQPEPTYPEYLQIQHPDDRPQLQAIVEQAIATGAPYEIEHRLIHPDGAIRYVLGRGEAVRDAQGTVIQLLGTALDITDRKQVEIALQASEARYRILSEVSPVGVFRFDQPLNCVYVNDRWCEMTGRPKESAMGRGWMDALHPEDREALLSQWAAGYAESHAGDLVFNHSEGRHLRPDGSINWYYVQVAPELDADGSTIGYIGTLTDITDLKAAEAALHQQAERERLLSQISQDIRQTLDLDQILQTSVNKVRQFLHTDRVVIYRFQPDWSGIIIAESVAAGWDSLLEMQFTDTFFVETQGHSYYKGFVKGTSDIYTANLDPCHLALLEQMQVRAKLMVPILQDAHLWGLLIAHHCRSPRHWQPLEIELQQHLATQIAIAIQQSQLYQQVQSLNTNLELQVQERTAQLQQALEFEALLKRITDRVRDSLDEGQILQTAVAELAQGLAVAACDTGIYNPEQTTSTIAYEFTHTLAPAQGQTFEIATAPHAEIYPQLLRGQICHFCDISPNPLRSDQQLLTTLAVPIVDDQGVLGDLWLFKSLQDEFNDQEVRLVQQVATQCAIALRQSRLYQAAQAQVQELERLSQLKDDFLSTVSHELRTPMSSIKMATKMLEISLDRLGVLADQSNAVHRYFKILRDEGQREVNLINDLLDLSRLDAGKEPLNLTSVTLQFCIPQLAETFLERTRSQQQQLILEIPEDLPPLTTQLSYLERALTELLNNACKYTPAGETITVSARSTMEFLEIRVSNSGVEIPAPECDRIFDKFYRIPNNDPWKHGGTGLGLALVKKLIEQMGGTIHIESGGGQTSFILELGLFA
- a CDS encoding GAF domain-containing protein, which produces MVSLDSPSSVLSPELILGKIAEITLQIQQDRNLESILQGAIAEVRTLLNADRVLIYRFLPDQDAVVAFESVGTEWTPILGQVVYDPCYAANWVERYQQGQTTSISNVPRGNLAPCDAQLLERFQVQANLVAPIFHQRSLWGLLIVHHCRSPHEWQPLEVQLLQHLALQLGVAVQQAELHLRQQHLESQLEQHQVGTVADTREAECDEILHQQKTELIQNIAEGVSAKTGEAFFRSLVEYLIRLLGVDHAFVSELVSPDNDRLKTLAWISHGQIQDQLEYLLAGTPCKHVVEEGFYLYPNNLQPQFPEDFCLQVLGAESYMGIPLLSSAGVVIGILCVINNRPITNQQFIQEVLTIFAVRAASELERQQSDAMLRRYEGIVAATPDCVSLLDLNYVYQVINQTYLSWNQKSADQILGHSVSDLLGQEFFETLAKPSLDRCLGGGDPAYRRGMAELSRWSAAIYQSHLCPLSGTRRHHFWRRHQRP
- a CDS encoding PAS domain-containing protein; translation: MIIYSCQAGGDFSCTFISENVTVLLGYTTAEFMAEPGFWAQRLHPDDAPRIFAGLAPLFEQGHHIHEYRFLHSDGHYIWVQDELKLVRNPAGEPDELVGCFTIIDDRKQAEIVLRESEQKYRHLIENIQAGFVVHAPNTRILQCNAHACDLLRLSMDQMLGTAEIDPTWQFVHEDGTVMSLEDYPVNQVLATQSILRNYVVGISQAAEVQTWVLVTAFPEFDTQGQLTQVVVTFIDISDRHKALHKLKKAEAQLRNLSDRLNLAVQSAKIGIWDWDIVNDHLIWDDRMYELYGIQPSDFCGAYEAWEAGLHPEDLLVNRTMTQQVLANQRELETEFRVVWPDGTIHYLEALALVQRAPDGQLLRLIGVNRDISERKAAEAALRESEARYRSVISAMAEGVVLQQADGKITAFNASAEQILGLTPEQILGKTSLELHWRTIHEDGSPFPGDTHPTMITLTTGQPQSQVVMGICKGDNTTTWISINSQPLFHPDHPLPDAVVSSFADITKLKQAELALKSQSEQRWLLTTIAQHIRQTLDLDQILQTTVNEVRQLLQTDRVIIYQFEPDWSGIIIAESVAAAWSSILGMQITDTFFVETQGHSYLKGFVKGTNDIYTANLDPCHVVLLEQMQVRAKLVVPILLEDRLWGLLVAQHCQSPRHWEALEIELQQHLATQIAIAIQQSELYQTVQALNTNLELQVKERTAQLQQSLEFEALLKRITDRVRDSLDEGQILQTAVEELAQGLAVAACDTGIYNLEQTTSTIAYEFTHILSPAQGQTFEIANSSHPETYPQLLSGQICYFCDVSLNPLRSDQQLLTTLAVPIVDDQGVLGDLWLFKSPSDEFNDQEVRLVKQVANQCAIALRQSRLYQAAQAQVQELKRLSQLKDDFLSTVSHELRSPISSIKMATKMLEISLNRLGILEDQSQSIHRYVKILRDEGQREANLINDLLDLARLDAGKEPLNLTPISLQVYIPQLAETFLERIRQQQQQLAIHIPAHLPDITTDVTYLERILTELLHNACKYTPARETITVSAQATTKALEIRVSNSGVEIPAPECDRIFDKFYRIPNNDPWKHGGTGLGLALVKKLIEQMGGNIHVESSSGQTTFILELGFFSTSIAG
- the speA gene encoding biosynthetic arginine decarboxylase, encoding MTVPTQAHESLPPGVEATLTRAARAGQALPLVVTPATRTWTIEDSEELYRIQGWGEPYFSINEAGRVTVSPQGDRGGSLDLYELVNALKQRNLGLPLLIRFSDILEDRIERLNAAFAKAIARYNYPGAYRGVFPVKCNQQRHLVESLVKFGKRHQFGLEAGSKPELMIALATLDTPGALLICNGYKDREYIETAILAQRLGQTPIIVLEQLEEVQLLIEASRKLGIQPVVGVRAKLTAKGEGRWGISAGDRAKFGLTVPEIIQGVELLRQAQMLESLQLLHFHIGSQISSISVIKDALREASQMYVELAHLGANMKYLDVGGGLGVDYDGSKTNFYASKNYNMQNYANDVVAEVKEACAERNLPVPTLISESGRAIASHQSVLVFDVLGVSTVPTIEPEPLPAGEHLIIRNLYETYQSITTDNYQEAYHDAAQFKEEAISLFNFGYVSLTGRAHAERLYWACCRKILAIARQQEYVPDDLEDLEQIMASIYYINLSVFQSAPDSWAIDQLFPIMPIHRLDEEPTERATLADLTCDSDGKINQFIDLRDVKSVLELHPLKAKSENENQLIPTQFEPYYLGMFLGGAYQEIMGNLHNLFGDTNAVHIHLTPKGYQIQHVVKGDTMREVLGYVQYDAEDLVESIRQQTEQALLEKRITLQESQLLLQNYERSLSGYTYLSAF